CGTTTGCGGGCTTCAGCGAGGACCACACCAAGCTGCTGGTGCGGTACATCTTCCAGTTGACGCCGGAAGAGCAGCGGCGGGCTGGCGCGCGGGGAATGGCGCAGACCGCGACGCCGGGAGCGGTAAGAGCGGGGAAAAAGACGGCGGCGGATCGAGGCGGCAAGTAAGAGCCAAGTTTCACGTTTCGCGTTTCCCCCACGTCTCCGCCGAAAAGCGTGGCGTAGACGTGGGGCACCGTCGGGGGGGGCAACCCGAAGGGAGTAGTGGGCATAGGGGTCCCTCGTCGCGCTCTCTCATAGCGTTCGGGTCGCGCTCGGGAGGACAGTCTTCAGAACAAGATGACAGACCTCGAAACAGACGGCGCAAGGTAGAATAATTAGTTTGGTTGCAGCAAGAATCCCTCCCAGGAAAGGTTGACGAATCATGAGCAGAACCAAGTGGTACGTGGCGGCGGCGGCGCTGGTAGTGATGGCGCTGGCGGTGGCCGGATGTCAGAAGGAACAGACCGCGACGCAGGAAGCGCAGATGGCAGCGCCGGCAGCGCCCAAGGCGACGCCGATCGATCCGGCCACGGTGGGCAGCGTGAGCGGTACGGTGAAGTTCGAGGGCACGCCGCCCAAGGCGGTCCGCATCGACATGAGCCAGGACCCGGCGTGCAAAGCGACAGCGACGGGACCAGCGACGTCGGAAGTGGTGGTGGCGGACAAAGGCAACCTGGCCAACGTGTTCGTGTACGTAAAAGAAGGGCTGGGCGACCGCACCTTCGACGTTCCCAAGGAAAAAGTGACCATCGACCAGCACGGGTGCCGCTACCATCCCCACGTAATGGGAGTGATGGCGGGGCAGACGGTGGAGATCCTGAACAGCGACGACACCACGCACAACATCCATCCGACGCCGGCGGCGGCGAGCGGCAACCGCGAGTGGAACGAGTCACAAGCGCCCAAGGCCGCGCCGCTGGAGAAGACCTTCGCGCGGGAAGAGCTGATGCTGCCGGTGAAGTGCAATCAGCACCCGTGGATGAAGATGTACGTCAACGTGGTGAAGCACCCGTTCTTCGCGGTGAGCGGTGCGGACGGCACCTTCGAGATCAAGGGCCTGCCGCCGGGCGAGTACACCATCGCCGCCGTGCATGAAAAGCTGGGGGAGCAGACGACCAAGGTGACAATCGGGCCGAAGGAGGCCAAGACGGCGGAGTTCAGTTTCAAGGGACAGTAAAAGCAGTGGTCAGTGGTCAGTGGCCAGAGACCCCACGTCTGCGCCGAAAAGCGTGGCGCAGACATGGGGCACCATCACTCACGTCTTCGCCGAAAAGCGTGGCGTAGACGTGGGGCACGGTCGGGCTGGCGGCACGACTGAAGTCGTGCCCTGATACGAAGCATGAGGGCGGCGCACCACAACGCGTACCATGCGGGGCATCATCGGTTCGCCGTGTTCACGGCCGGGGCGACGTTCGTGCTGCTGATCGCGGGGGCGCTGGTGACGTCGAATGACGCCGGCCTGGCGGTACCGGACTGGCCGACGTCGTTCGGGTCGCTGTACAAGATCCCGCCGATGGTGGGCGGAGTGAAATACGAGCACGGGCACCGCATGGTGGCGCAGTTTGTCGGGCTGCTGACCATCGTCCTGGCGGTGTGGACGCAACGGGTGGAGCCGCGCGGGTGGATGCGCGGACTGGGCTGGGGAGCGCTGGCGCTGGTGATCGTGCAGGGCGTGCTGGGCGGAGTGACGGTGCTGTTCTTCCTGCCGCCGTGGGTTTCGACCGCACATGCCACGCTGGCACAGGCCTTTTTCTCGACGGTGGTGCTGATGGCGCTGTTCACCAGCCGGGGCTGGGTGGAGGAGGAATCGCGCATGGCGCTGGACGTGCGGCGACCAAGACTCGCGACACTGGCGGCGTGGTCGGCGGCGGCCATCGTGCTGCAACTGATCCTGGGCGCAGCTTTCCGACATTCCGGCATGAAGCTGCTGCCGCACCTGATCCTGGCGGTGGTGGTGACGGCGCTGATCCTGTGGACGTCGGTGCGGGCGCTGATGGATTACGCCCATGCTCCGGAGATCTTCCGGCCGGCCCTGGTGCTGCTGGTGCTGCTGGTGGTGCAGCTGGGACTGGGATTCGGGGCCTACCTGACGCGGGTGGAGTGGAGCCAGGATGCGCCGCAGCCGCTGGCCAGCATGGTGGCGACCACGGTGGCACACGTGGCGGCAGGCGCGCTGCTGCTGGCGGCCTCGGTGGTGCTGGTGGCGCAGACGCGACGACACCTGGCGGATCCGGACGAAATCCGCCACGACCACCGGCACAAGACGCACACTCCCAAGGCGGTGCACGCGTGAGCGCCGCGAGCCAGCCGCTGGGCCTGATGCGCGGCGCGGTGATGAGCGCAGCCGCCGACTACGGCGAACTGATGAAGCTGCGGGTCACGTCGCTGATCGTGATGACGGCGTGGTGCGGCTACTACCTGGGCGCGCTGAAAGCGGGCGTTTCCCCGTGGTCGTGGGCGACGCTCGAGGCGCTGGCGGGGATCGGGCTGGTGGCGGGCGGCACCGGAGCGCTCAACCAGGTGCTGGAGCGCGAGGGAGACCGGTTGATGCGGCGCACCGACCGGCGTCCGCTGCCCGCGGGACGGATGAGCGCGCGGCATGCGGCGGCGGTGGGACTGGCGGCGACGCTGGGAGGAACCGCCTACCTGGCGCTCGAAGCGAACCTGCTGACCGGGCTGTTGGCGCTGGCCACTTCGGCGACGTACCTGGGACTCTACACGCCGCTCAAGAGAGTTTCGCCGATCTGCACGTTCGTGGGCGCGTTCCCCGGCGCGATGCCGCCACTGCTGGGCTGGGCGGCCGCGCGCGGCCGCGTGGAGTGGGAAGCGGTGGTGCTGTTCGGCATCGTGTTCCTGTGGCAGTTTCCACACTTCCATTCCATCGCGTGGCTGTATCGCGAGGACTATGAGCGCGCCGGGATCCTGATGCGGCCGGTGGTGGACGGCGACGGGCGGGCCACGGCGCGCGAGATCCTGGTCTACTCGCTGGCGCTGGTGCCGGTGACCCTGGCGCCCAGCCTGCTGGGCATGGCCGGAAGCGTGTACGCGGCGGGCGCGCTGGCGCTGGGGGCCGCGTTCTTCGCCTTCGGAGTGCGGCTGGCAAAGGCCGGCGAGCCGCCTTCCTCGGCGCGCTCGAAAGCGCCGGCGCGGCAATTGCTGCAGGCTTCCGTGGCGTACCTCCCGCTGCTGTTCGCGCTCATGATGCTGAACGCCGCCGGGTAAACATGTCTGCTGCACCGGCCCGAGAAGCTGCAGCGTCGTTCGCACCTGTGGTGAGCGCTCCAGTGATCCAAGTCGAGGGAATCCGCCACCGCTACGACGGGCGCACGGCGCTGGACGGCGTGACGTTCGAGGTGGGCGAGGCGGAAATCTTCGGGCTGCTGGGTCCGAACGGCAGCGGCAAGACCACGCTGTTCCGCATCCTTTCCACATTGATGTTGCCCGAGGCAGGACGGGCCGTGGTCCAGGGACGCGACGCGGCAGCCGATGCGGGCGGAGTGCGGCGCGAAATCGGGGTGGTGTTCCAGGCGCGCAGCGTGGATGTGAAACTGACGGTCCGCGAGAACCTGCGGCATCAAGGGCATCTGTATGGGCTGCGCGGAGCGGCGCTGGACGCGCGCATCCGCGAGATGCTGGAGCGATTGGGGCTGGCGGCGCGTGCGGACGAGCGCCTGGAAAACCTTTCGGGCGGAACGCAGCGGCGGGTGGAACTGGCCAAGGGGCTGCTGCACCGGCCGTCGGTGCTGCTGATGGATGAGCCCTCGAGCGGGCTCGATCCGGGAGCGCGGCGCGACCTGTGGCAGTATCTGGCGATGCTGCGGGAAAGCGAGCGCGTCACCATCGTCACCACGACCCACTTGATGGAAGAAGCGGAACGCTGCGACCGGCTGGCCATCCTGAACGAAGGACGACTGGTTGCGCTGGGGACGCCGGTGGAACTGAAGAGCGCGATCGGCGGCGACGTGATCCTGCTGGACGCGCGCGATCCGGAGCGCATCGCGGCCCGCCTGGCGGAGCGATTCCAGGTGCAGCCGACGGTGATCGATGGACGCGTGCGCCTGGAACGCGAGGGCGGACACCGGTTCGTCAGCGAGGTGATGGAGGCGTTTCCGGGGGAGATCCGGGGGATCTCGGTGAGCGAGCCGACGCTGGAGGACGTGTTCATCGACCGCACGGGACACCGGTTCTGGAGCGAGGAGCAGGAGCCATGACGGCGACCGCGGCACGGACCGAACCGCGGGGCGACGCGCTGATGCTGCCGGTGGCGTCGCTGTGGTGGCGGGAGATTGTGCGCTTTTACCGGCAGCCGAGCCGGGTGGTGGGAGTGATCGCGTCGCCGCTGGTGTTCTGGCTGGTGATCGGGTCGGGATTCGGAACGAGCTTCCGCGGCGCGGGCGGGACCGATCCGCATTACCTCGAGTATTTCTACCCCGGGGCGCTGGTGATGATCGTGCTGTTCACGTCGATCTTCGCCATGATGTCGGTGATCGAAGACCGGCGGGAGGGATTTCTGCTCTCAGTGCTGGTGGCGCCCATCCATCGCTCGGCCATCGTGCTGGCCAAAGTGCTGGGCGGCACGACGCTGGCCGCCATCCAGGGACTGGCGTTCCTGATCTTTGCGCCGCTGGTGGGAGCGCGGCCGGGGCCGGTGGACTTGCTGGTGGTGGCGCTGGTGGTGTTCCTGATGTCGTTCGCGCTGACGGCGCTGGGATTCGCCGTGGCCTGGCGGCTGGATTCGACGCAGGGGTTCCACGCCATCGTGAACCTGTTCCTGATCCCGCTGTGGCTGCTCTCGGGAGCGCTGTTCCCGATCCACGGGGCGTCGGGATGGATCCGGGTGCTGATGCAGGTGAATCCGCTGACGTACGGGGTGGAATCGCTGCGGGCGGCGCTGTTCCCGGCCGCGGGAGCGACGTCGATCGGATTGCCGCTTACCGGAGCGCTGGCTGTGCAGGCGGCGTTCTGCGTGGTGATGTTCGCCATCGCGTATCGCGAGGCCAACCGGAGGAGCACGAAGCCGGCGGCATAGGAAGGCAGTGGCTAGTGGGCAGTGGTCAGTTTGATCCTAAAGTGCGCTATCCGCACGTTAACGCCGAAGGGCGCGGCGCGAACGTGGGGCACCAAAGTACGTTCTCACCCACGTCTGCGCCGAAAGACGTGGCGCAGACATGGGGCACCGTCGAAACATGGACTACAGCGTCTTCCCGGTGATCAACGCCACGCTGAACGGCACCAGCGCGGTGCTGCTGGTCGCAGGACGCGAGATGATCCGGCGGAAGCGCGTAACCGCGCATCGGGCGTGCATGGTCGCGGCGGTGGCGTGCTCAACCCTGTTCCTCGGCTTCTACCTCTTTTATCACTATCACGTGGGGTCGGTGCGGTTTCAGGGACAGGGCTGGGTGCGCCCGGTGTACTTCACGATTTTGCTCTCCCACACCGTGCTGGCGGTGACGCTGGTGCCGATGGTCATCGTCACCCTGGCGCGCGCGCTACGGGAACGCTTTGACAGACACAAAGCAATCGCGCGCTGGACGTATCCCGTGTGGCTGTACGTTTCCATCACCGGCGTGGTGATCTACGTGATGCTGTACCATCTGTTCCGGGCGTGAATATGGCACGCGTACGGCTGAAGATCGATATCGGCGGGACGGTGGGCGACGAGGCCTGGAGAGCGATCCGGCATTTTGATCCGGTGCAGAGCGTGGCCTACGGCGAGGAGTTTGGGACGAGCGGGGAATGCCGGCATGCGCCGGGCACTCCGCATGCCAAGGGAGAGTGGCGCGGAGCGCTGATCCGGCTGCAGACGCCGCTCCTGGCGCAGTATGCCGTTTCCCATTATCTGGAGCAGAAGCGGGTGATGGATGCGGATGTCGAATAAGAGCGATAAGCAATAAGCGATTAGCACTTAGCGTGTGAACGATTCGGCTGCAACGGCAAGAAGCTGATACCAGCGACCTGACGCCTGAGACCTTGAACCACGACTCCACTCCAGCTTCATCCCCGGCGCGCTCCGGCATGTCTACGCGCACGCGGATCATTTTCTTCACCATCGCGTGGATCATCGTGCTGATGCCGTTTTTGTTCTGGCGGAGCACGTGGTTCGGGCGGCCGCTTTCGGAGAAGGACATCGGCGAGTATCTGCGCGATGAATCGAAGCCGCGCCACATCCAGCACGCGTTGGTGCAGGTAGGAGAGAGAATGGCGCGCGGGGACGCGGCGGCCCGCCAGTGGTATCCGGAACTGGTGCGGCTGGCGTCGCATCGGGTGGAAGAGATACGCACGACCGACGCCTGGGTGATGGGACAGGATCCGTCGTATGCGGCGTTCCGCGAGCCCCTGCGCGGAATGCTGAATGACGCGTCGCCGCTGGTGCGGAGCAACGCGGCGCTGGCGCTGGTGCGCTTCGGCGACGATTCCGGAAGAGCACAGATTCTCGAGATGCTGCAGCCGGTCACGGTTACAGCACCGCGTGCTGGACGGGTGGCGGATGTGGCGCAAACGGGGGATCCGATCCGCAATGGAACAATGCTGGCTCGGCTGGAAGGGGGTGAAGAGAGTGTGGAAGTGCGAGCGCCTATCAGCGGCCGGATTCACTCGATCGCAGTAGCTGCGGGAGCTGAGGTGAAGGAAGGCGACGAGATCGGCGTAATCGATCCCGGCACGGAGCAAGTTTGGGAGGCGCTGCGGGCGCTTTACCTGATCGGTCAGGTGGAGGACATTGCGGCGATTCAGCCGTTCCAGCGTGAGACGCCGAACTATCCGCCGCGTATCGCTGAGCAGGCGCGGGCGACGGAAAAAGCGATACGGGAAAGGAACAGGTAGGTGGCGGGCGGTTAGCAGGTAGCAGGTCGCAGGAAAAGCGCAAGGTCCCTCGACTCGCGCTCCCTTCCTTCCTCGTCCGCCACGGCGGACTCGGGAACGGTCGCGCTCGCTCGGGATCACAATCAGTAGGCGTTCGTAACGGCACGGCTGAAGCCGTGCCCCTACGAAGGATTCCGTTGCGTTCTGTTCGAGATCAGCAGCAGAAAATGCCCGGGCCGCGGGCGGCCGCGCCACGAAAATGAACCCCGAGGTCCTTCGCTCGGGTTTCCCGCGCTGGTGACGGCGCGCGGGTCCCTCCCTCGCTCAGGATGACGGCATCAAGACAGGGGGCCACGACAGAACCGGCTGCTATAATGCGCTTGATGGCGACCGCACAGGAAACCGTGAAAGCGCCCGGCATGGTGCCGGACGAGCTGAAACATGAGCCCCGCTCCAAGGGGCTGACCACGCCGCGCAAGAAGAAGCCCAGGGAACTGGCGGTAATCACTGAGTGCTGCACGGGCTGCGCCGGGTCGCCGGCCTGCGTGGAGTACTGCCCGGTGGAAGACTGCATGTTCTGGGTGCCGGACGAGGACCATCCGCCGTTCGGGCGCATCCAGGTGGATCCCATCCTGTGCATCGGGTGCAAGAAGTGCATCAGCAAGGGCCCGGACGGCGCCTTCCTGGACGGCTGCCCGTGGGACGCCATCGTCATGACGCCGACCGAAGAAGTGGAGAAAGTGGTGGGCGTGATGGCGATTTGAAAAGCAGCCATCAGCAGTCAGCACTCAGCAATCAGCCAAAGCATTCACCACGGAGACACTGAGGCACTGAGAAAAGCTCTGGATGCTCGATTTGGCTTGATCGCGGCGAACAATCACAAGAGCGAAAAGCCTCACCACAAAGGGCACCTTTCGGCAGACTCAAGGCAGGCTTCGCCAGCACGAAGGAGTTGACTGGGCGTTGGAGACCGGCCTGAGCTGAGCACTGAGCACTGACTGCTGATGGCGGAGTGCTTATTTCGCGGCAGGCATGAAGGGGGCGAGGGCCTGCTCGAATTCCTGCGGGGTGAGCTTTTCGCCTTCGTTCAGGCGCTTGAGCAGGGAGTCGATGAGGTCCTTGGCTTCGTCCTTGCGGTGATTGCGGATGAAGCCGTCGTAGAAGTGCTCGCCGGCGAGGGCTCGGTTGATCTCGAACTCCTTGTTGTGGTCGCCGAGCTCGGTGAAGTAGACCACGCGATACTTTCCCGTATAGGTCGATTCGCGGTAGACCTCGAACATCACCTTGTCGGATTCCATCAGCATAGGCAGTGATTCTAACCGACGAGCGGCTGGGGTGTCGTCCCTACGGGACTCGGGTTGGAACCGATTGTCCTCCCGGCGCTTACTTTCCCACGCCTGCGCCGAAAAGGGTGGCGCAGACATGGGGCACCGTCGCGAAGCGCACGCTGACCAACGGGAATCAATCCCCGCCGATGCCGACCAGGTCGCGGGATTCGGTTTCGTTTGCGCCGGAGATCTGGTCCAGGTCGGAGGCGGGCGGGTGGTGGCCGTTGCCATTTCCCTCCCCGCTGCCCTTCCCGTTCCCATTGCCGGTGCCGTTGCCATGGTTGGCACTGGAGATCTGCACCAGCGGCACCGGGGCGTGCGCGCCGTGGCCGTTGCCATTGCCGCCGGCGTACTGCGCTTCCAGGAGCAGCTCGTGGCGGAGCTGGTCTTCGAACCGGCGAAGCTGCTCTTCGATGGAGCGCCTCTTCGAGTTTTCGCGGACCATGTCCTCGCGGTAGCGCTTCAGGAAGTAGCTGATGGTCTCCACGCGGATCTTGATGGAGCCGGTGGGCTTGTTCTCGTCGATGTCTTTGAACGAGAAGTAAGGCGTGCCGGAGTGCTCGACGATCTCCTCGATGACGGTGTAGATGGGGGCATCGTGACCGCACTTGAAGCTGGAGAGTTCGAGCGCCACCAGGTTGGGGTGACGAGCAACGTACTTGGCCGCCCACACCTTGCGGTTGGTGTTCTCCGAGTAGGAGTTCTTCCAGGCGTCGGAGATATCCATGGGATGGGAGATGACGCCGGCCTTGACGTCGGCCTCGAACAAGCGCCACACGATATCGTCGTCGGTGGGCAGGGAGTCCTGGGAGAAGACCGGGTAGCCGAGCTTCTGGAACTCCTCCGTGATCTCGTGGTTGAGGCCCGGGTCGTGGTGATAGGGACGGCCGAGCAGCACGATGCCCAGGCGCTCTTCCTTCTCCAGGCGAGCCAGGATCTCCCGGGCCTGGTCTTTCATCGAGCCGAAGAATTTCTCCAGCGCTTTGAAGCCCTCCAGGCAGGCGCGGTAGTTCTCCTCTTCGGTGAGGCCGAGGATGTCTTTCCAGTCGTTGTACATCTGCCGGTGGGCCTGCTTGAGGTCGTGCAGGCAGATGAGCGTATCCACCCAGAGAACGCCCTTCTCCTTGAAGAGGTCGCTTTCCTTGGTGAACGCG
This portion of the Terriglobales bacterium genome encodes:
- a CDS encoding carboxypeptidase regulatory-like domain-containing protein, which produces MSRTKWYVAAAALVVMALAVAGCQKEQTATQEAQMAAPAAPKATPIDPATVGSVSGTVKFEGTPPKAVRIDMSQDPACKATATGPATSEVVVADKGNLANVFVYVKEGLGDRTFDVPKEKVTIDQHGCRYHPHVMGVMAGQTVEILNSDDTTHNIHPTPAAASGNREWNESQAPKAAPLEKTFAREELMLPVKCNQHPWMKMYVNVVKHPFFAVSGADGTFEIKGLPPGEYTIAAVHEKLGEQTTKVTIGPKEAKTAEFSFKGQ
- a CDS encoding COX15/CtaA family protein, with protein sequence MRAAHHNAYHAGHHRFAVFTAGATFVLLIAGALVTSNDAGLAVPDWPTSFGSLYKIPPMVGGVKYEHGHRMVAQFVGLLTIVLAVWTQRVEPRGWMRGLGWGALALVIVQGVLGGVTVLFFLPPWVSTAHATLAQAFFSTVVLMALFTSRGWVEEESRMALDVRRPRLATLAAWSAAAIVLQLILGAAFRHSGMKLLPHLILAVVVTALILWTSVRALMDYAHAPEIFRPALVLLVLLVVQLGLGFGAYLTRVEWSQDAPQPLASMVATTVAHVAAGALLLAASVVLVAQTRRHLADPDEIRHDHRHKTHTPKAVHA
- the cyoE gene encoding heme o synthase, which codes for MSAASQPLGLMRGAVMSAAADYGELMKLRVTSLIVMTAWCGYYLGALKAGVSPWSWATLEALAGIGLVAGGTGALNQVLEREGDRLMRRTDRRPLPAGRMSARHAAAVGLAATLGGTAYLALEANLLTGLLALATSATYLGLYTPLKRVSPICTFVGAFPGAMPPLLGWAAARGRVEWEAVVLFGIVFLWQFPHFHSIAWLYREDYERAGILMRPVVDGDGRATAREILVYSLALVPVTLAPSLLGMAGSVYAAGALALGAAFFAFGVRLAKAGEPPSSARSKAPARQLLQASVAYLPLLFALMMLNAAG
- a CDS encoding ABC transporter ATP-binding protein; translation: MIQVEGIRHRYDGRTALDGVTFEVGEAEIFGLLGPNGSGKTTLFRILSTLMLPEAGRAVVQGRDAAADAGGVRREIGVVFQARSVDVKLTVRENLRHQGHLYGLRGAALDARIREMLERLGLAARADERLENLSGGTQRRVELAKGLLHRPSVLLMDEPSSGLDPGARRDLWQYLAMLRESERVTIVTTTHLMEEAERCDRLAILNEGRLVALGTPVELKSAIGGDVILLDARDPERIAARLAERFQVQPTVIDGRVRLEREGGHRFVSEVMEAFPGEIRGISVSEPTLEDVFIDRTGHRFWSEEQEP
- a CDS encoding ABC transporter permease, encoding MTATAARTEPRGDALMLPVASLWWREIVRFYRQPSRVVGVIASPLVFWLVIGSGFGTSFRGAGGTDPHYLEYFYPGALVMIVLFTSIFAMMSVIEDRREGFLLSVLVAPIHRSAIVLAKVLGGTTLAAIQGLAFLIFAPLVGARPGPVDLLVVALVVFLMSFALTALGFAVAWRLDSTQGFHAIVNLFLIPLWLLSGALFPIHGASGWIRVLMQVNPLTYGVESLRAALFPAAGATSIGLPLTGALAVQAAFCVVMFAIAYREANRRSTKPAA
- a CDS encoding DUF420 domain-containing protein, which encodes MGHRRNMDYSVFPVINATLNGTSAVLLVAGREMIRRKRVTAHRACMVAAVACSTLFLGFYLFYHYHVGSVRFQGQGWVRPVYFTILLSHTVLAVTLVPMVIVTLARALRERFDRHKAIARWTYPVWLYVSITGVVIYVMLYHLFRA
- a CDS encoding biotin/lipoyl-binding protein, which encodes MSTRTRIIFFTIAWIIVLMPFLFWRSTWFGRPLSEKDIGEYLRDESKPRHIQHALVQVGERMARGDAAARQWYPELVRLASHRVEEIRTTDAWVMGQDPSYAAFREPLRGMLNDASPLVRSNAALALVRFGDDSGRAQILEMLQPVTVTAPRAGRVADVAQTGDPIRNGTMLARLEGGEESVEVRAPISGRIHSIAVAAGAEVKEGDEIGVIDPGTEQVWEALRALYLIGQVEDIAAIQPFQRETPNYPPRIAEQARATEKAIRERNR